The Manihot esculenta cultivar AM560-2 chromosome 1, M.esculenta_v8, whole genome shotgun sequence genome has a window encoding:
- the LOC110600582 gene encoding protein MAIN-LIKE 2-like isoform X1, with protein METGVTSSGPADGFISLMDQNAVNPGPLDASVLYDQENHVSSAVWDGQERGVLRCHEHTSKLGEWRLMQQQIELVEKAGFGYLRRFPSISLDNPLISALVERWRKETNTFHLRIGEMTITLEDVALLLGLAIDGEPVLGVTYTSCKSVCEKFLGKVPDAGYMSGGMVKLSWLKEYFSQCPDDAPMEEIERHTRAYLLYLVGSTIFSTTTGNKVPIMYLPLFENFENAGKYAWGAAALAFLYRALGRASLKSQSTISGCLTLLQCWSYFHLNIGRPNFYQEPVRDCFPFVHWWKGKQSAATVKHDIIFYRKVLDSLKPCDVEWLPYNNLDSKLIPKNIASSLILGRSKTMLICFDKAERHLPDRCLRQHGMLQGIPKDVEHWERKSRGVDSGVDLSGKMESEVSEWSARKLHIMQYDGGVDESEYMHWYSRITRKFVGRPVSPLPQFQRAVKFRTKKKRMNAGLRDIAHIADTFLTQGLDPMQIESITRIRSIAHDCLGDHVTGETVVSVNTQRVDHVEGTAIVASPSQKEDYVGDATMVAAAIAEKEDHGEGATIVVVPSQNELGKRKREKERVRRNTKGKRKRKDDSIQYYTAREGEPIQFYATPFRGDPVHLCCHCRVISHIDHSSIKFGKRVKKKDKARKKLSKKTNRKHKRKDDGAQCDAAGEDAQSPFDSVATKDNQIQLSPANIKDDELEVVFAAGEDEGLLPHHAGADFDFSQTSHAAVEGERSEAQHATSEGKTAEMSNAANMVIDPNSSDVAHEINDLNLSPAAGESFPQTAKVEGVVVPGSSAESEKDAAQHNDIGIEVLTEGVIMNE; from the exons ATGGAAACTGGTGTAACCAGTTCTGGACCTGCTGATGGTTTTATATCATTAATGGACCAAAATGCGGTCAATCCGGGGCCACTTGATGCTTCTGTACTTTATGACCAAGAAAACCATGTCTCCTCAGCAGTATGGGATGGGCAG GAGCGTGGTGTGCTTAGATGTCATGAACACACTTCAAAATTGGGTGAATGGAGGCTTATGCAACAACAAATTGAGTTGGTGGAGAAGGCTGGATTTGGATATTTAAGGAGGTTTCCTTCTATTAGTCTAGACAATCCACTCATTTCTGCTCTTGTTGAGAGATGGAGGAAAGAAACAAACACCTTTCATTTGAGGATTGGAGAAATGACTATAACCCTTGAAGATGTCGCGTTGTTGCTTGGGTTAGCAATTGATGGAGAACCTGTCCTAGGTGTAACATATACTTCATGCAAGTCTGTCTGTGAAAAATTTCTGGGAAAGGTCCCTGATGCTGGGTACATGAGTGGTGGAATGGTAAAGCTAAGTTGGTTGAAAGAGTACTTCTCTCAGTGCCCTGATGATGCACCAATGGAAGAGATTGAGCGCCACACCCGTGCTTACCTTTTGTACCTTGTGGGAAGTACAATCTTTTCTACTACTACTGGAAATAAAGTGCCTATCATGTACCTCCCGCTGTTTGAGAATTTTGAAAATGCAGGAAAGTATGCATGGGGTGCTGCAGCATTGGCTTTTTTGTACAGAGCACTTGGTAGAGCATCTCTTAAATCTCAAAGTACAATCAGCGGTTGTTTAACACTACTACAG TGTTGGAGTTACTTTCACCTTAATATTGGCCGACCAAACTTTTATCAAGAGCCAGTCCGTGATTGTTTCCCATTTGTACATTGGTGGAAGGGAAAACAAAGCGCTGCAACAGTGAAACATGACATAATATTTTATCGTAAGGTGTTGGACTCCCTAAAACCATGTGAT GTAGAGTGGCTTCCTTATAATAATTTGGACAGTAAATTAATCCCCAAAAATATTGCAAGTAGTTTGATTCTTGGGAGATCAAAGACGATGTTGATCTGCTTCGACAAGGCAGAAAGACACCTTCCAGATCGTTGCTTAAGGCAACACGGCATGCTTCAAGGAATCCCAAAAGATGTAGAGCACTGGGAGAGAAAGAGCCGTGGAGTTGATAGTGGGGTAGACCTGTCAGGGAAAATGGAATCGGAGGTTAGTGAATGGTCAGCCCGTAAACTCCACATTATGCAATATGATGGTGGCGTTGATGAAAGTGAATACATGCACTGGTATTCAAGAATTACTCGGAAATTTGTAGGGAGGCCTGTGTCTCCCTTGCCTCAGTTTCAAAGAGCAGTAAAGTTCAGAACCAAAAAGAAGAGAATG AATGCTGGCTTAAGAGATATTGCACATATAGCAGATACATTCTTAACCCAAGGGTTGGATCCCATGCAAATTGAGTCTATAACCAGGATCAGGTCTATTGCACATGATTGTTTAGGAGACCACGTCACAGGCGAAACAGTAGTTTCCGTCAATACACAGAGAGTAGATCATGTTGAAGGTACAGCAATAGTTGCATCCCCTTCACAGAAAGAAGACTATGTTGGAGATGCTACCATGGTTGCAGCAGCCATTGCAGAGAAAGAAGACCATGGCGAAGGTGCAACCATTGTTGTGGTCCCTTCACAAAATGAACTTggcaaaagaaaaagggaaaaggAACGTGTGAGAAGGAACACCAAGGGTAAACGTAAGAGGAAGGATGATTCAATACAATATTATACAGCTAGGGAGGGTGAACCAATTCAATTTTATGCTACACCATTCAGGGGTGATCCCGTGCATTTATGTTGTCATTGTCGTGTTATTAGTCACATTGATCATTCATCTATTAAATTTGGCAAAAGGgtgaagaaaaaggataaaGCTAGAAAGAAATTGAGCAAGAAGACAAACCGGAAACACAAGAGGAAAGATGATGGTGCACAATGTGATGCAGCAGGTGAGGATGCCCAATCTCCGTTTGACAGTGTAGCTACCAAGGACAATCAGATTCAGTTATCTCCTGCCAATATCAAGGATGACGAACTGGAGGTAGTTTTTGCAGCTGGTGAGGATGAAGGTTTGCTGCCGCATCATGCTGGTGCTGATTTCGATTTTTCTCAAACAAGTCATGCTGCTGTTGAAGGTGAGCGATCAGAGGCACAGCATGCAACTTCTGAAGGTAAAACAGCAGAGATGAGTAACGCAGCAAACATGGTTATTGACCCAAATAGTAGTGACGTAGCTCATGAAATTAATGACCTGAATCTTTCTCCTGCTGCTGGTGAGAGTTTTCCACAAACAGCTAAAGTTGAAGGAGTGGTTGTACCAGGGTCATCTGCTGAAAGTGAGAAGGATGCTGCACAGCACAATGATATTGGAATTGAAGTTTT
- the LOC110600582 gene encoding protein MAIN-LIKE 2-like isoform X2 → MRSIRGHLMLLYFMTKKTMSPQQYGMGRCHEHTSKLGEWRLMQQQIELVEKAGFGYLRRFPSISLDNPLISALVERWRKETNTFHLRIGEMTITLEDVALLLGLAIDGEPVLGVTYTSCKSVCEKFLGKVPDAGYMSGGMVKLSWLKEYFSQCPDDAPMEEIERHTRAYLLYLVGSTIFSTTTGNKVPIMYLPLFENFENAGKYAWGAAALAFLYRALGRASLKSQSTISGCLTLLQCWSYFHLNIGRPNFYQEPVRDCFPFVHWWKGKQSAATVKHDIIFYRKVLDSLKPCDVEWLPYNNLDSKLIPKNIASSLILGRSKTMLICFDKAERHLPDRCLRQHGMLQGIPKDVEHWERKSRGVDSGVDLSGKMESEVSEWSARKLHIMQYDGGVDESEYMHWYSRITRKFVGRPVSPLPQFQRAVKFRTKKKRMNAGLRDIAHIADTFLTQGLDPMQIESITRIRSIAHDCLGDHVTGETVVSVNTQRVDHVEGTAIVASPSQKEDYVGDATMVAAAIAEKEDHGEGATIVVVPSQNELGKRKREKERVRRNTKGKRKRKDDSIQYYTAREGEPIQFYATPFRGDPVHLCCHCRVISHIDHSSIKFGKRVKKKDKARKKLSKKTNRKHKRKDDGAQCDAAGEDAQSPFDSVATKDNQIQLSPANIKDDELEVVFAAGEDEGLLPHHAGADFDFSQTSHAAVEGERSEAQHATSEGKTAEMSNAANMVIDPNSSDVAHEINDLNLSPAAGESFPQTAKVEGVVVPGSSAESEKDAAQHNDIGIEVLTEGVIMNE, encoded by the exons ATGCGGTCAATCCGGGGCCACTTGATGCTTCTGTACTTTATGACCAAGAAAACCATGTCTCCTCAGCAGTATGGGATGGGCAG ATGTCATGAACACACTTCAAAATTGGGTGAATGGAGGCTTATGCAACAACAAATTGAGTTGGTGGAGAAGGCTGGATTTGGATATTTAAGGAGGTTTCCTTCTATTAGTCTAGACAATCCACTCATTTCTGCTCTTGTTGAGAGATGGAGGAAAGAAACAAACACCTTTCATTTGAGGATTGGAGAAATGACTATAACCCTTGAAGATGTCGCGTTGTTGCTTGGGTTAGCAATTGATGGAGAACCTGTCCTAGGTGTAACATATACTTCATGCAAGTCTGTCTGTGAAAAATTTCTGGGAAAGGTCCCTGATGCTGGGTACATGAGTGGTGGAATGGTAAAGCTAAGTTGGTTGAAAGAGTACTTCTCTCAGTGCCCTGATGATGCACCAATGGAAGAGATTGAGCGCCACACCCGTGCTTACCTTTTGTACCTTGTGGGAAGTACAATCTTTTCTACTACTACTGGAAATAAAGTGCCTATCATGTACCTCCCGCTGTTTGAGAATTTTGAAAATGCAGGAAAGTATGCATGGGGTGCTGCAGCATTGGCTTTTTTGTACAGAGCACTTGGTAGAGCATCTCTTAAATCTCAAAGTACAATCAGCGGTTGTTTAACACTACTACAG TGTTGGAGTTACTTTCACCTTAATATTGGCCGACCAAACTTTTATCAAGAGCCAGTCCGTGATTGTTTCCCATTTGTACATTGGTGGAAGGGAAAACAAAGCGCTGCAACAGTGAAACATGACATAATATTTTATCGTAAGGTGTTGGACTCCCTAAAACCATGTGAT GTAGAGTGGCTTCCTTATAATAATTTGGACAGTAAATTAATCCCCAAAAATATTGCAAGTAGTTTGATTCTTGGGAGATCAAAGACGATGTTGATCTGCTTCGACAAGGCAGAAAGACACCTTCCAGATCGTTGCTTAAGGCAACACGGCATGCTTCAAGGAATCCCAAAAGATGTAGAGCACTGGGAGAGAAAGAGCCGTGGAGTTGATAGTGGGGTAGACCTGTCAGGGAAAATGGAATCGGAGGTTAGTGAATGGTCAGCCCGTAAACTCCACATTATGCAATATGATGGTGGCGTTGATGAAAGTGAATACATGCACTGGTATTCAAGAATTACTCGGAAATTTGTAGGGAGGCCTGTGTCTCCCTTGCCTCAGTTTCAAAGAGCAGTAAAGTTCAGAACCAAAAAGAAGAGAATG AATGCTGGCTTAAGAGATATTGCACATATAGCAGATACATTCTTAACCCAAGGGTTGGATCCCATGCAAATTGAGTCTATAACCAGGATCAGGTCTATTGCACATGATTGTTTAGGAGACCACGTCACAGGCGAAACAGTAGTTTCCGTCAATACACAGAGAGTAGATCATGTTGAAGGTACAGCAATAGTTGCATCCCCTTCACAGAAAGAAGACTATGTTGGAGATGCTACCATGGTTGCAGCAGCCATTGCAGAGAAAGAAGACCATGGCGAAGGTGCAACCATTGTTGTGGTCCCTTCACAAAATGAACTTggcaaaagaaaaagggaaaaggAACGTGTGAGAAGGAACACCAAGGGTAAACGTAAGAGGAAGGATGATTCAATACAATATTATACAGCTAGGGAGGGTGAACCAATTCAATTTTATGCTACACCATTCAGGGGTGATCCCGTGCATTTATGTTGTCATTGTCGTGTTATTAGTCACATTGATCATTCATCTATTAAATTTGGCAAAAGGgtgaagaaaaaggataaaGCTAGAAAGAAATTGAGCAAGAAGACAAACCGGAAACACAAGAGGAAAGATGATGGTGCACAATGTGATGCAGCAGGTGAGGATGCCCAATCTCCGTTTGACAGTGTAGCTACCAAGGACAATCAGATTCAGTTATCTCCTGCCAATATCAAGGATGACGAACTGGAGGTAGTTTTTGCAGCTGGTGAGGATGAAGGTTTGCTGCCGCATCATGCTGGTGCTGATTTCGATTTTTCTCAAACAAGTCATGCTGCTGTTGAAGGTGAGCGATCAGAGGCACAGCATGCAACTTCTGAAGGTAAAACAGCAGAGATGAGTAACGCAGCAAACATGGTTATTGACCCAAATAGTAGTGACGTAGCTCATGAAATTAATGACCTGAATCTTTCTCCTGCTGCTGGTGAGAGTTTTCCACAAACAGCTAAAGTTGAAGGAGTGGTTGTACCAGGGTCATCTGCTGAAAGTGAGAAGGATGCTGCACAGCACAATGATATTGGAATTGAAGTTTT